One region of Candidatus Neomarinimicrobiota bacterium genomic DNA includes:
- a CDS encoding DUF350 domain-containing protein → MELDPFGWQSIINSYLRAIGWSVVAALGFSIGIGLALKVFDWMSTDIEEWEEIKNGNMGVSLIFITLIASVAFLIHKVL, encoded by the coding sequence ATGGAATTAGATCCATTTGGATGGCAATCTATTATAAATAGCTACTTGCGGGCAATTGGTTGGTCAGTCGTTGCCGCACTGGGTTTTTCCATCGGTATCGGTCTGGCTTTGAAAGTCTTTGACTGGATGTCCACTGATATTGAAGAATGGGAAGAGATTAAGAACGGGAACATGGGGGTTTCTCTAATTTTTATTACCTTGATAGCATCAGTTGCATTTCTGATTCACAAGGTCCTCTAA
- the xerD gene encoding site-specific tyrosine recombinase XerD, with translation MYLRVEKNLAHNTLDAYKRDISRYLDFTRKESDPDKVETAQIQAYIRGLSAHLKSSSIRRNLSVIRAFHTYLVDEGAADTNPSELVDMPKMPKYLPEVLSVDEIDNLLSVIDTSKPAGLRDRAMLELLYSSGLRVSEMTSLTMLDILEGKSWLRVTGKGSKERIVPLGSKAVKWLERYINGSRETFIKKGKNTDHLFLNYRGGAISRKGVWMLLKRYAADSDIEKKFSPQTLRHSFATHLLEGGADLRAVQLMLGHSDISTTQIYTHLDKTYLQQVHKEYHPRW, from the coding sequence ATGTACCTTCGTGTCGAGAAGAATCTTGCTCATAACACATTGGATGCTTATAAACGGGATATCTCTCGTTACCTCGATTTCACCAGAAAAGAATCCGATCCCGACAAAGTGGAAACCGCTCAAATTCAGGCATATATCCGGGGCCTGAGTGCCCATCTGAAGTCTTCCAGTATCCGGAGAAATCTTTCCGTCATCAGAGCATTCCACACTTATCTGGTGGATGAGGGTGCTGCCGACACAAATCCTTCAGAGCTGGTGGATATGCCTAAAATGCCAAAGTATCTCCCGGAAGTGCTCTCCGTGGATGAGATTGATAATCTTCTAAGTGTTATTGACACTTCCAAGCCGGCTGGCTTACGGGATCGCGCCATGCTGGAACTGCTCTACTCATCGGGTCTGCGCGTCTCGGAGATGACTTCTCTTACTATGTTGGATATTTTGGAGGGGAAAAGTTGGCTTAGAGTCACTGGGAAGGGGTCGAAGGAGCGGATTGTCCCTCTTGGGAGCAAGGCTGTGAAATGGTTAGAGCGATACATTAACGGATCAAGAGAAACATTTATTAAAAAAGGGAAAAACACTGATCACCTTTTTCTCAATTACAGGGGGGGCGCCATCAGCAGAAAGGGTGTCTGGATGTTGCTGAAGAGATATGCGGCTGATTCCGACATTGAAAAAAAGTTTTCGCCCCAGACGCTCCGCCACTCGTTTGCTACACATCTTCTCGAGGGAGGTGCTGATCTGAGAGCGGTACAGCTGATGCTGGGCCATTCTGATATCTCTACCACCCAGATCTACACGCATCTCGACAAAACTTATCTGCAACAAGTCCACAAGGAGTATCATCCACGATGGTAG
- a CDS encoding site-2 protease family protein, with amino-acid sequence MVESFLLLAPPILLAITFHEYAHGWTAMKFGDPTAKMMGRLTLNPMVHLDPIGTLMLFLVHFGWAKPVPVDPRYFSDPKRQMLWVALAGPVANMILAFFSGILIIGFSSSNFMFNSNTAIIGNMLVYSLQINLALAVFNLLPIPPLDGSKILRGLLPYEYEHIAVQMEQYGPWVLMSIILFGMMTGVSLFWIFIGPFVRFFSSLFTLGIM; translated from the coding sequence ATGGTAGAAAGTTTTCTTCTTCTCGCTCCTCCCATTCTGCTGGCCATTACTTTTCACGAATATGCTCATGGATGGACGGCCATGAAGTTCGGTGATCCCACAGCGAAAATGATGGGGCGCTTGACACTAAATCCCATGGTTCACCTCGATCCTATTGGAACGCTCATGCTGTTTCTGGTTCATTTCGGCTGGGCCAAGCCGGTACCGGTGGATCCGCGCTATTTCTCCGACCCTAAACGACAGATGCTGTGGGTGGCGCTGGCGGGACCGGTGGCGAATATGATCCTCGCATTTTTCTCAGGTATTCTGATTATCGGTTTTTCCTCCTCAAATTTTATGTTTAACTCGAATACAGCCATTATCGGGAACATGTTAGTTTACAGTCTTCAGATCAATCTTGCTCTGGCTGTGTTCAACCTGCTGCCTATCCCACCTCTTGATGGTTCGAAAATTCTCAGAGGGCTTTTACCTTACGAATATGAACATATCGCTGTTCAGATGGAACAATACGGGCCGTGGGTGCTTATGTCCATTATTCTATTCGGTATGATGACAGGCGTATCTCTGTTCTGGATCTTCATCGGTCCCTTCGTCAGATTTTTTTCTTCTTTGTTCACTCTTGGAATCATGTAA
- a CDS encoding imidazolonepropionase — protein MTLKVANIGELTTYNSEKKDIIRKTSMDMIIEEGRISEIDKSLPDADEKVDAYGRLVTPGFVDAHTHPVFAKARADEFGMRVSGTSYQEIADQGGGIRASVNALREMPEEKLLELTKRHLEDFLSLGTTTVEAKSGYGLSTKSELKSLVVLSEAADSVAINVVPTFLGAHDFPNEFADNRNGYVDLICDEMIPAVTKQGIAQFCDVFCENGWFDVDSSRRILETGKEHGLKPRLHADEFVDSGAAELAAEVGAFSADHLMHVSDEGIRKMAEADVVAILLPGTTFFLGKQTYAPSRKLIDAGISVALATDFNPGSCTIQSMPFIMSLACLYLSMSVEESFMAATQIAAKSLGRDKSVGSLEVGMEADVVIWDVDRLERIPYHVGGNKVHRVFKSGKEVVYRGK, from the coding sequence ATGACACTAAAGGTTGCGAATATAGGCGAACTGACCACATACAATTCAGAAAAAAAAGATATTATCCGAAAGACCAGTATGGATATGATTATCGAAGAAGGGCGTATATCAGAGATTGATAAAAGTCTGCCTGATGCCGATGAAAAAGTGGACGCTTACGGCCGGCTCGTAACACCTGGCTTTGTAGATGCTCATACACACCCCGTTTTTGCCAAAGCACGAGCCGATGAATTTGGTATGCGTGTTTCTGGAACGAGTTATCAGGAAATTGCAGATCAGGGGGGAGGAATTCGTGCCAGTGTAAATGCATTGCGGGAGATGCCGGAAGAGAAGCTACTAGAATTGACAAAGCGGCATCTTGAGGATTTTCTTTCCCTGGGGACAACGACCGTTGAGGCAAAGAGCGGCTACGGCTTGTCTACCAAATCTGAACTGAAATCATTGGTAGTTTTGTCAGAAGCGGCTGATTCCGTCGCCATCAATGTGGTACCCACCTTTTTGGGTGCTCACGATTTTCCCAATGAATTTGCCGACAATAGGAACGGTTATGTTGATCTCATCTGTGATGAGATGATCCCCGCCGTGACGAAACAGGGTATTGCTCAATTCTGTGATGTTTTTTGTGAAAACGGTTGGTTCGATGTTGACAGTTCACGCCGAATTTTGGAAACGGGCAAAGAACATGGGTTGAAACCACGGCTTCACGCCGATGAGTTTGTTGATTCTGGAGCAGCCGAACTGGCGGCGGAAGTGGGTGCCTTCTCAGCTGACCACCTTATGCATGTAAGCGATGAAGGTATTCGCAAGATGGCGGAAGCCGATGTGGTGGCAATCCTGCTTCCGGGGACTACCTTTTTTCTTGGAAAGCAAACTTACGCTCCCTCAAGAAAACTGATAGATGCCGGCATTAGCGTAGCACTCGCCACAGACTTCAATCCTGGCAGCTGTACCATACAATCCATGCCGTTCATTATGAGTCTTGCCTGTCTCTATCTTAGCATGTCGGTGGAGGAGTCGTTTATGGCTGCTACACAAATTGCAGCGAAATCTCTGGGACGGGACAAGAGTGTCGGTTCACTCGAAGTCGGAATGGAGGCGGATGTTGTCATTTGGGATGTGGACAGACTTGAAAGAATTCCGTATCATGTGGGCGGGAACAAAGTTCATAGAGTATTCAAATCGGGGAAGGAAGTGGTTTATCGAGGAAAGTGA
- the efp gene encoding elongation factor P, with the protein MATTADIRTGMVIEHKGHRMKILSFLHVKPGKGGAFVRTKLKNIVTGQAVDETFRAGEKITPVRVENHQMQYLYSENGSFVFMNMDSYDQVSISAELVTNEIIFIKEGTLMDVTFIGEEVIGIVPPIFVELEVAESDPGIRGNTATGATKPATLETGLNVNVPLFVEKGDKLKIDTRTGEYVERVKQDV; encoded by the coding sequence TTGGCAACAACAGCGGATATTCGTACTGGTATGGTGATCGAGCATAAAGGTCACCGGATGAAGATTTTGTCTTTTCTCCACGTGAAGCCGGGTAAAGGGGGCGCTTTTGTCCGGACAAAGCTGAAGAATATTGTTACGGGGCAGGCAGTGGACGAAACGTTCAGGGCCGGCGAAAAGATTACACCTGTGAGAGTCGAGAATCATCAGATGCAGTACCTTTACAGCGAAAACGGCTCCTTTGTTTTTATGAATATGGACAGTTACGATCAGGTGTCGATATCTGCTGAACTGGTAACAAATGAAATTATCTTTATCAAGGAAGGTACTTTGATGGATGTCACGTTCATTGGTGAGGAGGTGATAGGAATAGTACCCCCCATTTTTGTAGAGCTGGAAGTGGCAGAATCTGATCCCGGTATTCGCGGCAACACAGCAACGGGTGCCACCAAGCCGGCCACCCTTGAAACCGGACTTAACGTAAACGTACCACTTTTTGTGGAAAAGGGCGATAAACTGAAGATTGATACCCGCACGGGTGAATATGTGGAAAGAGTGAAACAGGATGTTTGA
- a CDS encoding geranylgeranylglyceryl/heptaprenylglyceryl phosphate synthase, whose translation MSTVYSHLEKVRQEKGAGYLVLIDPDKKNDGKLEKLVTSVNRSGADGILIGGSLIMDSGFHERAEKIKSMAEVPVILFPGSVNQLGPHCDAVLFMSVISGRNPTYLIGEQVIGAPLVKDLGLEPIPTGYMIFDGGGHSTAEFMSGSSPLPMNRPDIAVAHALAGQYLGMKLIYLEAGSGAESAVPDEIISAVAKNIDIPLIVGGGIRKQAAAVNKVKAGASFIITGTAIESDEGENLLESFADAIHGA comes from the coding sequence ATGAGTACGGTTTATTCACATCTGGAGAAAGTCCGCCAGGAGAAGGGAGCGGGCTATCTCGTGCTCATAGATCCTGACAAGAAGAATGATGGCAAGCTTGAGAAACTGGTGACGTCAGTGAATCGTTCCGGTGCTGACGGCATCCTCATTGGGGGGAGTCTCATTATGGACAGCGGTTTCCACGAGCGGGCGGAAAAGATCAAATCAATGGCCGAGGTACCCGTAATTCTCTTTCCCGGTTCGGTGAATCAGCTGGGTCCTCATTGCGATGCGGTTCTCTTCATGTCTGTCATCAGTGGTCGGAATCCCACTTATCTCATCGGTGAGCAGGTCATCGGCGCCCCTTTGGTGAAAGATCTTGGTCTGGAACCTATCCCAACGGGCTATATGATTTTTGACGGTGGAGGTCACAGCACTGCCGAATTCATGAGCGGTTCCAGCCCTTTGCCCATGAATCGACCCGATATTGCCGTGGCTCACGCTTTGGCAGGCCAATATTTGGGTATGAAACTAATTTACTTGGAGGCCGGGAGCGGCGCTGAATCAGCTGTTCCTGATGAAATAATTTCGGCTGTTGCCAAGAATATTGATATTCCGCTCATAGTAGGAGGCGGGATCCGAAAGCAGGCGGCGGCCGTGAACAAAGTGAAAGCAGGAGCTTCCTTCATTATTACCGGAACAGCTATCGAATCGGATGAAGGGGAAAATCTTTTAGAATCGTTCGCCGACGCCATCCACGGAGCCTGA
- the hutU gene encoding urocanate hydratase, which yields MTEQREIRAPRGTELTCKGWQQEAAFRMIQNNLDPDVAEIPEELVVYGGAGKAARNWECFDAILIALKELESDETLLVQSGKPAAVFKTHSHAPRVLISNSMLVPNWADWETFRELDKLGLIMYGQMTAGSWIYIGTQGILQGTYETFAAAADKHFGGDLSGKLILTAGLGGMGGAQPLAATMNGAVMIAVEVDSKKIQRRVDTGYIDVMAESLDKALQLAKEAQEKKEAKSIGLLGNAADLFPEFLDREIIPDMVTDQTSAHDELYGYIPNEIPWDAVESVRQNDPDKYIHLSYQAMANHCRSMVEMQARGAIVFDYGNNLRGQAKKGGLEEAFDYPGFVLAYIRPLFCDGKGPFRWVALSGNPDDIARTDEKVLELFPQDKALCRWIEMAHEKVQFQGLPARICWLGYGDRAKLGLAMNEMVASGEISAPIVIGRDHMDTGSVASPYRETEGMKDGSDAIADWPILNALLNTASGASWVSVHHGGGVGMGLSIHAGQVIVADGTPEMAGRLERVLNNDPGIGIVRHADAGYERAQKNARDAVIKIPMLKS from the coding sequence GTGACTGAGCAGAGGGAAATACGCGCGCCAAGAGGTACTGAGCTTACCTGTAAAGGGTGGCAGCAAGAGGCCGCCTTCAGGATGATCCAGAACAATCTCGATCCGGATGTTGCTGAGATTCCTGAAGAATTGGTTGTGTATGGTGGGGCCGGAAAAGCAGCAAGAAACTGGGAATGTTTCGATGCTATTCTCATCGCGTTGAAAGAGTTAGAAAGTGATGAAACTTTGCTTGTCCAGTCAGGTAAGCCGGCAGCCGTTTTCAAAACACATTCCCACGCACCACGGGTGCTTATATCGAACTCCATGCTCGTTCCTAACTGGGCTGACTGGGAAACTTTTCGTGAATTGGACAAGCTTGGGCTAATTATGTATGGGCAGATGACGGCGGGGAGCTGGATATATATCGGTACTCAAGGGATTTTGCAAGGGACATACGAGACTTTCGCTGCTGCTGCTGATAAACACTTCGGTGGTGATTTGAGCGGGAAGCTCATTTTGACGGCCGGATTGGGCGGCATGGGGGGTGCTCAACCGCTGGCTGCGACCATGAATGGAGCGGTGATGATTGCTGTTGAGGTAGATAGTAAAAAGATTCAGAGGCGAGTAGATACGGGCTATATAGATGTAATGGCGGAGAGTCTTGATAAAGCTCTCCAACTGGCAAAGGAAGCTCAAGAGAAAAAAGAGGCCAAGTCAATCGGACTCCTCGGCAATGCTGCCGACTTATTTCCGGAATTTTTGGATCGGGAAATTATTCCAGATATGGTGACAGATCAAACGTCGGCTCATGATGAGCTTTACGGTTATATTCCTAACGAAATTCCGTGGGATGCTGTGGAATCGGTGCGGCAGAACGATCCGGACAAATACATTCATCTTTCTTACCAAGCGATGGCAAATCACTGCCGGTCAATGGTGGAGATGCAGGCACGGGGCGCAATTGTTTTTGATTACGGGAACAATCTCAGGGGCCAGGCAAAGAAAGGAGGGCTTGAAGAAGCGTTTGACTATCCCGGATTTGTGCTGGCATATATTCGTCCGCTGTTTTGTGACGGCAAGGGGCCGTTTCGCTGGGTAGCGCTCTCAGGGAATCCTGACGATATCGCTAGGACCGATGAAAAAGTTCTTGAGTTATTCCCGCAAGACAAGGCACTCTGCCGCTGGATCGAGATGGCGCACGAAAAAGTTCAATTTCAGGGGCTCCCCGCAAGGATCTGCTGGCTCGGCTATGGGGACAGGGCAAAGCTGGGCCTGGCCATGAATGAAATGGTCGCTTCCGGTGAAATTTCGGCGCCTATTGTCATCGGTCGGGATCATATGGATACCGGTTCGGTGGCGTCACCTTATCGGGAAACTGAAGGAATGAAGGACGGTAGTGATGCCATCGCCGATTGGCCTATCCTGAACGCGCTTCTCAACACCGCCAGCGGTGCCAGCTGGGTCTCGGTGCATCACGGCGGCGGAGTTGGGATGGGGCTATCAATCCATGCCGGCCAGGTGATTGTTGCTGACGGGACGCCTGAGATGGCCGGAAGACTGGAGCGTGTCCTGAATAACGATCCGGGCATCGGTATTGTACGCCATGCCGATGCGGGGTATGAACGGGCTCAGAAAAATGCACGTGATGCCGTGATCAAAATTCCCATGCTTAAATCGTAG
- the rpsD gene encoding 30S ribosomal protein S4 yields MARYIGPKAKIARKFGENIFGNAKITKILERKNYSPGQHGQSRRRRPSNYGLQLKEKQKIKYMYGLLERQFRNFFQKADKMSGETGLNLLQILECRLDNVVYRLGFSPTRAAARQMVNHKHFLVNGKSVNIPSYLVKENDQIGVRSKSRKLAVIHDSVKQVRGDLDSGWLSLDKASLSGMVTKLPEKEDFDATLKVQMVVELYSK; encoded by the coding sequence ATGGCACGTTATATTGGACCAAAAGCAAAGATTGCTCGGAAGTTTGGCGAAAACATATTCGGAAATGCTAAGATTACCAAAATTCTTGAACGTAAGAATTATTCTCCAGGCCAGCATGGACAGAGCCGCCGCCGGCGGCCTTCCAATTATGGTCTTCAGCTAAAGGAAAAGCAGAAAATCAAATATATGTATGGCTTACTTGAGCGGCAGTTTCGAAATTTTTTTCAAAAGGCTGACAAGATGAGCGGTGAGACAGGACTGAATCTGCTTCAAATTCTTGAATGCCGGCTTGATAATGTCGTCTACAGACTGGGTTTTTCGCCGACACGGGCGGCAGCCAGACAGATGGTAAATCATAAGCACTTTCTTGTAAACGGTAAATCTGTAAACATTCCTTCTTATTTAGTGAAAGAGAATGATCAGATCGGTGTTCGAAGCAAGAGCAGGAAACTGGCAGTTATTCATGACTCCGTTAAGCAGGTGAGAGGTGATCTTGATTCAGGTTGGCTGTCTCTTGATAAAGCTTCTCTATCTGGAATGGTAACGAAACTGCCAGAAAAAGAAGATTTTGATGCGACCCTCAAAGTACAGATGGTCGTGGAACTATATTCCAAGTAG
- a CDS encoding DNA-directed RNA polymerase subunit alpha, which yields MASKNGELKFKVDKKLRTDEFSRFTLEPLERGTGITVGNAMRRVLMTSIPGSAINAVKIDGVLHEYATLEGVTEDVADIIQNLKQVRFKLTDPKPDKIQLSFSGKGQFTAKDIDGASQQYKVMNPDISIATMNDKANFTIELQLSVGKGYVDADSHQRIESPIGTIYIDSIFNPVTQVTYDVEPVSSAKDSLERLTMIVHTDGTITPENSVSFAARALTAYFNMFKISDEDPILEVAEEIDEDALHIREVLQRSIDEMELSVRSHNCLKEAGIDTIIDLVSKEENAMLKYKNFGRKSLSELIEKLDEMELSFGMDVGKYMLETDG from the coding sequence ATGGCATCCAAAAATGGTGAACTAAAGTTCAAAGTTGACAAAAAGTTGCGCACTGATGAGTTTAGTCGTTTCACTCTAGAACCTCTTGAAAGAGGTACCGGAATTACGGTGGGCAATGCTATGCGCCGGGTCCTCATGACCAGCATCCCCGGTTCTGCTATCAATGCGGTAAAAATTGATGGTGTTTTGCATGAATATGCCACGCTCGAAGGTGTTACTGAAGACGTGGCTGACATTATTCAGAATCTGAAGCAGGTACGATTCAAATTGACCGATCCCAAACCGGACAAGATCCAGCTCAGTTTCAGCGGTAAGGGTCAGTTTACGGCAAAGGATATCGATGGTGCTTCACAACAGTACAAAGTGATGAATCCAGATATTTCCATCGCGACCATGAATGATAAAGCAAACTTCACCATCGAGCTTCAGCTTTCTGTGGGAAAAGGTTATGTCGATGCTGACAGTCACCAGAGAATTGAATCTCCCATCGGGACTATTTACATCGACTCCATTTTTAACCCTGTCACCCAGGTGACCTATGATGTGGAACCTGTTTCCTCAGCGAAAGACAGTCTTGAGCGCCTTACTATGATCGTTCACACCGACGGGACGATCACGCCCGAGAACTCCGTCAGTTTCGCTGCCCGCGCTTTGACAGCTTACTTCAATATGTTCAAGATTTCTGATGAGGATCCCATTCTTGAAGTTGCTGAAGAAATTGATGAAGATGCACTCCATATTCGGGAGGTTCTACAGAGATCAATTGATGAGATGGAACTGTCTGTCCGGAGTCACAACTGTCTGAAGGAAGCGGGTATTGATACAATCATTGATCTCGTTTCAAAAGAAGAGAACGCAATGCTGAAATATAAAAATTTCGGACGTAAGTCACTCTCTGAATTGATCGAGAAACTGGACGAGATGGAGCTCTCTTTTGGTATGGATGTGGGAAAATACATGCTGGAAACTGACGGTTAA
- a CDS encoding 50S ribosomal protein L17 — translation MRHQKRVKKLGRNASHRKATLSNLASSLIEHKQIKTTHAKAKATQQFIEPLITKARRGTLHDRRTVLRHIRRPDIVKLLFDKVAPHYADRPGGYTRVTKLGFRDNDCASVSMLEFVDFAGIESESTEEESRKSSKKKAKAKADPTED, via the coding sequence ATGAGACATCAAAAAAGAGTCAAAAAACTTGGCCGAAATGCCAGTCATCGAAAGGCGACATTATCCAATCTCGCTTCTTCTCTTATCGAGCACAAACAGATCAAGACAACTCACGCCAAAGCGAAAGCAACTCAGCAATTCATCGAGCCTCTCATCACGAAAGCCCGAAGGGGTACGCTCCACGACAGGAGAACAGTCCTCAGGCACATCAGGAGGCCTGACATCGTGAAGCTCCTTTTTGATAAAGTTGCACCTCATTATGCTGATCGGCCGGGCGGTTATACCAGAGTGACGAAACTCGGTTTCCGCGACAACGACTGTGCCTCCGTTTCCATGCTAGAGTTTGTCGATTTTGCAGGCATAGAATCAGAAAGTACAGAAGAAGAGAGCAGAAAGTCCTCAAAGAAGAAGGCGAAGGCTAAAGCGGACCCCACTGAAGATTAG
- the gcvH gene encoding glycine cleavage system protein GcvH: MNIPSNLFYSESHEWVLIENDIATIGITDYAQGELGDIVYFELPEEGSVAVKGEPFGTIEAVKTVVDLYAPMSGTMAEVNSALFDEPELANQDPYGKGWIIKIGLSSSVQSKNLLSADEYSDIVG; the protein is encoded by the coding sequence ATGAACATTCCTTCTAATTTGTTCTACAGCGAATCCCATGAGTGGGTTCTTATAGAGAATGATATTGCTACTATTGGCATCACCGATTACGCGCAAGGTGAATTAGGTGATATTGTTTACTTCGAACTTCCTGAAGAAGGGAGCGTGGCGGTGAAGGGAGAACCTTTCGGCACCATCGAAGCTGTAAAGACTGTGGTTGATCTCTACGCCCCCATGTCCGGAACAATGGCTGAGGTAAACAGTGCTCTTTTTGATGAGCCTGAGCTGGCAAACCAGGATCCTTACGGTAAAGGGTGGATCATAAAGATCGGGCTTTCAAGTTCTGTTCAATCTAAGAATTTGTTGTCCGCTGATGAGTACAGTGATATTGTTGGATAA
- the accC gene encoding acetyl-CoA carboxylase biotin carboxylase subunit: protein MFKKILIANRGEIALRIIRACHELSIETVAVYSSADELSLHVRFADEAICIGPPPGSESYMNIPSILSAAELTNSDAIHPGYGFLAENPEFAQICTDNDFVFIGPSADTILAMGEKATAKKSMKAAGVPVIPGSNGVISSVGEAQKIASEIGFPVMLKASAGGGGRGMRVVKETDQLERAFVTASSEAQSAFNNGDLYLEKFVEKSRHIEIQILADRYGNVIHFGERECSIQRRHQKLIEESPSPIIDEELRQKMGSAAVQGTESIGYVGLGTVEFLFDSKSKEFYFMEMNTRIQVEHPVTEVVMGKDLVKMQIRLAVGEEIPSYLAQQKLRGHAMECRINAEDPSNNFIPSPGKIKEFYAPGGNGVRMDSHVYAGYEISPHYDSLIGKLIVHSEDRDTTINRMQRALEEIIIEGPKTTIPFHQAIMQNSDFQAGNFHTGFLETFVFEE from the coding sequence ATGTTTAAGAAGATTCTCATAGCAAACAGAGGTGAAATCGCTCTTAGAATAATTCGTGCTTGCCACGAACTGAGTATCGAAACAGTTGCTGTCTATTCTTCCGCCGATGAACTTTCCCTCCATGTCCGGTTCGCCGATGAGGCTATCTGTATTGGTCCGCCGCCGGGATCCGAAAGTTATATGAACATACCCAGTATTCTAAGTGCAGCTGAACTGACGAATAGCGACGCCATCCACCCAGGATACGGATTTCTTGCCGAGAATCCTGAGTTTGCCCAGATCTGTACTGATAATGATTTTGTTTTTATCGGCCCTTCCGCCGATACAATTCTTGCCATGGGAGAAAAGGCTACTGCTAAAAAGTCAATGAAAGCGGCCGGTGTGCCAGTGATCCCCGGGAGTAATGGTGTAATAAGTTCCGTAGGAGAAGCACAAAAGATTGCTTCTGAGATCGGATTTCCTGTTATGCTTAAAGCATCAGCCGGCGGCGGTGGAAGAGGTATGCGGGTCGTTAAGGAAACAGACCAACTTGAAAGAGCTTTTGTCACCGCTTCTTCTGAAGCACAATCCGCTTTTAACAACGGTGATCTTTATCTGGAAAAATTTGTGGAAAAGTCCCGCCATATCGAAATTCAAATTCTGGCCGACCGATATGGGAATGTGATCCACTTTGGTGAGAGGGAATGCTCAATTCAAAGACGCCATCAGAAGCTTATTGAAGAATCACCTTCCCCGATAATTGATGAGGAGCTCAGACAAAAGATGGGATCTGCCGCTGTTCAAGGCACAGAGTCCATCGGCTATGTAGGGCTTGGTACAGTGGAATTCCTTTTTGATAGCAAATCAAAAGAGTTCTATTTTATGGAAATGAATACCCGAATTCAGGTGGAACATCCTGTGACGGAGGTGGTTATGGGAAAGGACCTGGTGAAAATGCAGATTAGGCTGGCAGTTGGGGAGGAGATACCAAGTTATCTTGCCCAGCAGAAACTGAGGGGTCACGCTATGGAGTGCCGTATCAATGCGGAAGATCCTTCAAATAATTTCATCCCGTCGCCAGGGAAAATTAAGGAGTTTTATGCACCCGGCGGGAACGGCGTCAGGATGGACTCACATGTTTATGCCGGTTATGAGATCTCGCCGCACTACGATTCCCTCATTGGTAAACTTATCGTCCACTCTGAGGATCGGGATACAACCATCAACAGAATGCAACGCGCGCTGGAAGAAATCATCATCGAAGGGCCGAAAACAACCATCCCATTTCATCAGGCTATTATGCAGAATAGTGATTTTCAGGCCGGTAATTTTCATACAGGTTTTCTGGAGACATTTGTCTTTGAGGAATAG
- the accB gene encoding acetyl-CoA carboxylase biotin carboxyl carrier protein: MFESWKARLQTIIDMLEASDVNEIEVSFFGRKYHVTKSAPMENSPVSVPASQVIQIAPPEDNRPSVPEPAPISTNVEVTSPMVGTFYRAPSPESPPFVKEGDRVTAGQTLCIIEAMKIMNEIESEVTGRISKILMENAKAVEYGQALFVIEPD; the protein is encoded by the coding sequence ATGTTTGAAAGCTGGAAAGCAAGACTGCAGACTATTATCGATATGCTCGAAGCCAGTGATGTGAACGAGATTGAAGTGAGTTTTTTCGGTCGGAAATACCATGTTACTAAAAGTGCACCTATGGAGAATTCGCCGGTTTCAGTACCAGCATCTCAGGTGATCCAAATTGCACCACCGGAGGATAATAGACCCTCGGTACCAGAGCCTGCACCGATTTCTACAAATGTGGAGGTCACCTCTCCTATGGTGGGAACATTTTACAGGGCGCCTTCGCCGGAATCACCGCCCTTTGTGAAAGAAGGGGATCGTGTCACAGCGGGACAGACACTATGCATTATCGAGGCGATGAAAATCATGAACGAAATCGAGTCAGAGGTGACCGGCCGGATTTCAAAAATTTTGATGGAGAATGCCAAGGCGGTAGAATACGGTCAAGCCCTCTTTGTCATTGAACCGGACTGA